One window of the Cryptomeria japonica chromosome 7, Sugi_1.0, whole genome shotgun sequence genome contains the following:
- the LOC131058114 gene encoding disease resistance protein RPV1-like, translated as MKLPLGAVLRAGHVYCSATCTALCAFRHFPNFMASTYTHAFEEVAPAASTSGRHTKPPYDVFINHRGPDVKHTLAAALYKTLTGIRLRVFLDSEELQLGSFLPREIEEAMRSASLHLVIFSQNYAQSPWCLAELSFMLKTGVQIIPIFYYIQPDEVRYAKGVYAEALDRHKKKGRYSLRKLEEWKNALNNVSYNVGHIISNKDDEESLLKNILNCVLRVIKNVPFVVAKHPVGLEEAVLDFERTTLQSAESYCNAQIVGIWGMGGSGKTTLAKQLYNNKYRAMESSSFLLEVKNASSRNLLHEKQKKLMEDLGLPYVFVENIEEGKGVLASRLRSVQALIVLDDVDTIDQLDALVPEKDSLGRGSLIVVTTREREVLQGWGISSIYKMKPLDSPHAKQLFCWHAFLQPSPLPEFEDLVENFLSACNGLPLSLKIFGAQLYCNFSKDYWKSQLHKISRILDKNIKKKLKVSYDALDEEEKQIFLDSACFFIGEKKSWAIAVWDGSGWSGLHSWERLLNKCLIELDDRDCIKMHDHFRDLGREIANKKLPYRLSSPQQIVNIDNAAQRLCIRGIMATTAESTSGVVFPRCSQGGKLIVNTSKGDYSLTPNSLGLKILQVRGNYFNQVIGDKSRDLVWLRWFDHGQRNLHSLSLLKNLRVLELNEEGNPEKHLEELWETDSEGPVQLRELFIHGSPKFRRFPKSIGRLIYLKKIVLSCGTKMKSLPESFCRLRSLEQLELCWCLELSSLPSSFGNLRNLRHLDLSYCKKLRVLPDSFNKLTLLQHLCLEECSELVLELGLLEKMTKVEYLNLLGCKELKVLPHHLTNQTSLRELDLRRTSIREIPMNISQPSKLQKFYVGNKLLTSLPTTLGDLSSLTALTIEGCSGLEFLPESVGRLSLLETLKIWDSGLESLPKSLRQLNNLQTLEISGCPISNLDLICLPRELDLNSKPTVSLCNLKHIDLFSTKVCKISFSEDCCPALETLKLQINEHLTEIDVLPTTIKELELFSCKMMMNISGIAGLVNIQILIISNCPKLDALPSFAQFASLKRFELRGCYGVKKIQGLEHCRAVEMLKVDTMWEEAGIESLERMERLRSLHLRVLSRSAIEGCIQSMQKWPEDMKVYWPEVQVERALTNNLYRLINNIISSCRQAGY; from the exons ATGAAGTT GCCCCTTGGTGCTGTTTTACGGGCAGGTCACGTCTACTGTTCAGCAACGTGTACAGCACTCTGCGCCTTCCGTCACTTC CCCAATTTCATGGCATCCACTTATACCCATGCTTTTGAAGAAGTTGCACCAGCTGCGTCTACTTCTGGTAGACACACAAAGCCTCCCTACGATGTCTTTATTAATCATCGTGGCCCTGATGTCAAACACACACTCGCAGCCGCTCTGTATAAGACCCTCACTGGCATTAGATTGAGGGTTTTTCTTGATTCTGAAGAGCTTCAACTGGGGAGTTTCTTGCCTAGAGAAATAGAAGAAGCGATGCGCAGTGCTTCGCTCCATTTAGTTATATTTTCTCAGAATTATGCACAATCGCCTTGGTGTTTGGCAGAGCTTTCATTTATGTTGAAAACGGGCGTCCAGATTATTCCCATTTTCTACTATATTCAGCCAGATGAAGTCCGATATGCAAAAGGAGTCTATGCTGAAGCACTTGACCGGCACAAAAAGAAGGGTAGATATAGCTTAAGAAAACTTGAGGAGTGGAAGAATGCGCTCAACAATGTTTCCTACAATGTTGGCCACATCATTAGTAACAAAGA TGACGAGGAGAGCCTGCTAAAGAATATTCTCAACTGTGTTTTGAGAGTAATAAAAAATGTGCCTTTTGTGGTTGCCAAACATCCAGTTGGTCTAGAAGAAGCTGTCTTAGACTTTGAAAGAACAACACTTCAATCTGCAGAAAGCTATTGCAATGCCCAAATTGTTGGAATTTGGGGCATGGGTGGTTCCGGTAAAACCACTCTTGCTAAACAGTTATATAACAATAAATATAGAGCTATGGAAAGTTCTAGTTTTTTGCTAGAAGTAAAAAATGCTTCTTCTAGAAATCTATTGCATGAAAAACAGAAAAAACTTATGGAGGACCTTGGTCTTCCTTATGTATTTGTtgagaatatagaagaagggaAGGGGGTACTTGCAAGCCGTTTAAGATCTGTTCAGGCTCTCATTGTTCTTGATGATGTGGACACTATAGATCAATTAGATGCACTAGTGCCTGAGAAGGATAGTCTTGGACGAGGTAGCCTGATTGTAGTGACAACACGAGAACGTGAAGTTCTTCAAGGTTGGGGTATCTCGTCCATTTACAAAATGAAACCATTAGATTCACCCCATGCCAAGCAGCTCTTTTGTTGGCATGCATTCTTGCAGCCTTCTCCACTGCCTGAGTTTGAGGATTTGGTCGAaaatttcctaagtgcttgtaatGGATTACCATTATCTCTAAAGATTTTTGGAGCACAGCTATATTGTAATTTCAGCAAAGATTATTGGAAGTCTCAATTGCATAAAATTTCTAGAATACTAGATAAAAATATTAAGAAGAAACTTAAAGTAAGTTATGATGCtttagatgaagaagagaagcagataTTTTTAGATAGTGCTTGTTTCTTCATTGGAGAGAAGAAAAGTTGGGCCATTGCAGTTTGGGATGGATCAGGATGGAGTGGTCTGCACAGTTGGGAAAGACTTTTGAATAAATGTCTAATTGAACTTGATGATCGGGATTGTATAAAAATGCATGATCACTTTAGAGATTTAGGAAgagaaattgcaaataaaaaattGCCCTACCGTCTCTCATCACCCCAGCAGATTGTTAATATTGATAATGCAGCACAG AGACTTTGCATTCGAGGAATAATGGCCACAACAGCTGAATCCACAAGTGGAGTTGTGTTCCCTCGGTGTTCCCAAGGCGGAAAGCTTATAGTTAACACAAGCAAAGGAGACTATAGCCTCACACCCAATTCGCTTGGATTAAAAATTTTGCAGGTCAGAGGAAATTATTTTAATCAAGTAATTGGCGATAAATCCAGAGATCTGGTATGGCTTCGCTGGTTTGACCATGGGCAGAGAAATCTTCACTCCTTAAGTTTATTGAAAAATTTGAGGGTTTTAGAACTCAATGAAGAAGGGAATCCTGAAAAACACTTAGAAGAACTGTGGGAGACTGATAGCGAG GGTCCTGTGCAGTTAAGAGAGCTGTTTATTCATGGCAGTCCCAAATTCCGGAGATTTCCGAAGTCAATAGGACGTCtcatttatttgaaaaaaatagtCTTGTCATGTGGGACAAAGATGAAGAGCCTACCGGAAAGCTTTTGCCGTCTCCGATCCCTTGAGCAGCTGGAGTTATGTTGGTGTTTGGAGCTATCGTCATTGCCGAGCAGTTTTGGCAATTTGAGAAACTTAAGACATCTAGATTTGTCCTATTGCAAGAAATTAAGGGTGCTGCCAGACTCCTTCAATAAGCTAACACTCCTCCAACACCTCTGCTTAGAGGAATGTTCTGAACTTGTCTTAGAGTTGGGCCTCCTTGAAAAGATGACAAAGGTTGAGTATCTGAATCTTCTTGGGTGCAAGGAATTGAAAGTGTTGCCTCATCACCTCACAAATCAGACCTCCTTGAGAGAGCTCGATTTACGTCGTACCAGCATAAGGGAGATACCAATGAACATCAGTCAGCCGAGCAAGTTACAAAAGTTTTATGTGGGGAATAAGTTGTTGACAAGCCTGCCGACAACTCTTGGAGATTTGTCCTCCTTGACTGCTCTTACAATTGAAGGTTGTTCTGGGCTGGAATTTTTACCAGAGTCTGTGGGGCGCCTAAGTCTCTTAGAGACTTTAAAAATTTGGGATTCGGGACTGGAATCCTTACCAAAATCACTTAGGCAACTGAACAATTTGCAAACACTTGAAATAAGTGGATGCCCAATCAGCAATTTGGATCTCATTTGTTTGCCGAGGGAGCTGGATCTTAATTCCAAACCCACGGTTTCATTGTGCAACCTTAAGCATATAGATCTATTTTCAACTAAAGTGTGCAAGATTTCTTTCTCTGAAGACTGTTGTCCGGCCCTTGAAACTCTCAAACTTCAAATTAATGAACATCTGACGGAGATAGACGTCCTTCCAACTACAATCAAGGAATTAGAGTTGTTTAGTTGTAAAATGATGATGAACATCAGTGGTATTGCTGGTCTAGTAAATATTCAAATTCTGATAATAAGCAACTGCCCCAAGTTGGATGCGCTTCCTAGTTTTGCACAATTTGCTTCTCTCAAGAGGTTTGAACTCAGAGGTTGCTACGGAGTCAAGAAAATACAAGGTCTGGAACATTGCAGAGCAGTGGAGATGCTGAAAGTAGATACGATGTGGGAGGAGGCGGGCATAGAAAGTTTGGAGCGCATGGAAAGATTGAGGTCGCTGCATCTCAGGGTACTGAGCAGATCAGCTATTGAAGGTTGCATTCAAAGCATGCAG AAATGGCCAGAAGATATGAAAGTGTATTGGCCAGAAGTGCAAGTGGAGAGAGCATTG ACTAATAATCTGTACCGTCTCATTAACaatattattagttcctgccgacAGGCAGGATACTAA